The stretch of DNA GCAGCCGCCCTACCCACCTCCTTTTTTGTGAGTTAAGGCGGTCCGGGCCGCCTGCTTTTACCTTACGACGCCGTTACCGGGCGCTATCTTACGCCTCACGGATTTCCATCCGTCAAAGCGTATTATCCTTTTGTGTTTTACCTTTTTGTTATATGGCTGACTGATTAACCCTACAACAATTCCATGCTTGGCCAGTTTAATGGCCTGCGCGGGGTCGTCTTCGAAAATCATTTCAACCCCGAGCATCTTTGATACATCAAGCTTGTCTTCGGTAAAAACGATTTTACCCGGCGGAAATCCGTGCATGATCAGCCACCTTTTTGTGACAAATACGGACTCTGCCGGGCGGGCGGTGATGTACAACAACGGTTCTCCGCATGTCAACAATTGCAACGTTTCTACCGCGCCCGCCATCGGCAGTGCGTTCATGAAAACCTTTAAACCTTTTGGACCGCTCCAAAACCCGGATGGAACATTCGCCGGGTATTTGTCGATTCTCATTCCAAAGTGCAGCATCGACTTGCTTGTGTTTGCTATCGTGTTGTCAATGTCCACTGCTAACATTTAATCACCTTCTCATCTGACCGACTACCTTATCGTTCCGCTGGAGCGGAAGTAAGCCAGCCACCTCTTTCTTTTGCGCTTTTCGCGCAGTTTCTTGACTATGAATTTAAACAACCGCATTTTTTAACGCTCCTTTCTTTTCTTTGGCAGGCTTTGCTTTTAGCCGCCTGAATATTTATTTGCTTCTAAAAAAAAGAAAACCCCGGCGGGTTAGGCCGGGATCGTTGGCTATACAAACTTAATCTTTGTCTGCCGGGCTTCGGGCTCTACTCTTTTCTCCGCTATTTCGCAGAATCTCTCTACTATATCGATACCCAGCCATCTCCTACCATATCTTTCCGCTACAACAAGCGTAGTACCGGAACCGCAGAACGGGTCGAGTATAATGCCGCCCGGAGGGCACAACGCCAGAACCAGGCGCGACACCAGCGATTCCGGAAAAATAGCAAAGTGTTCCTCGTGGTTCGACGTGGTGGGGATTCTCCAGACATCGCCGGGATTTCTACCATAAGGGTGAAAATATTTGTCCCACCGGTTATCATGTAAACCGTCTGTCGTGCGGGATACACTAAAACCACCGTATTTGCCTTGTTCACGGCATATTCTCTCTTTCATGCTGAAGCGAATTTCTCTGTCAGTTCTTGTCCATGATTTGGGCATACTGGCTATTCTTTGCACGCTTTTCCCATCGCCTTGCCGGCCTAAAGTAGGCTGAAGGCACCTTTTCACCGTGCTTTCTTTCAGCGGCTTCCGCACCGCATCAAGATCGAAATATGCGCTTAATCTGACTAGATACTGGTTCCACTCCGGTTCACACATATCCACCGGCAGGACACCGACCGACCCCCACGCGGCGCATCTTTTTCTAAATTCTTTTTCGATTTCAAACGGAGCTGATGTCCGAAGTTGACAGTAGCAACCCGGTTTGCTGTTTTTTGTGAACCGGAATACCGTTTCGTATACAGTATTAAACCTGGATTTGACGGAAGAGGGCATGGCATTCGGCTTTGCCCAGATAATATCGTCCCTGCTAATCCACCCCGTTTCATTCAGAGCAAATCGAACGCGCCAGGGAATGCCCAGCTTCATGCCCACTGGGTCGGAACTATCAACCATATGCCT from Dehalococcoidia bacterium encodes:
- a CDS encoding site-specific DNA-methyltransferase, with protein sequence MVNEIIRGDCRDALKRLPDESVDLILTSPPYWYLRDYGEEAVSAWGGSSDCLHEWGEKNYCCECGAWRGQLGHEPDWRLYIRHLSEIFSECRRVLKKHGNMVVNIGDSFAGSRSGNRGKNSALTERTVAAAQVMKRHMVDSSDPVGMKLGIPWRVRFALNETGWISRDDIIWAKPNAMPSSVKSRFNTVYETVFRFTKNSKPGCYCQLRTSAPFEIEKEFRKRCAAWGSVGVLPVDMCEPEWNQYLVRLSAYFDLDAVRKPLKESTVKRCLQPTLGRQGDGKSVQRIASMPKSWTRTDREIRFSMKERICREQGKYGGFSVSRTTDGLHDNRWDKYFHPYGRNPGDVWRIPTTSNHEEHFAIFPESLVSRLVLALCPPGGIILDPFCGSGTTLVVAERYGRRWLGIDIVERFCEIAEKRVEPEARQTKIKFV